A region from the Melioribacter roseus P3M-2 genome encodes:
- a CDS encoding EutN/CcmL family microcompartment protein — protein MKFGLVIGSVVSTKKAGKLKGLKILVVNYLNENLERTSHTSACVDTVNAGEGDIVLLCSSSSARLTEQTKDAATDNTIIGIVDSVSHGNKIIYKKNSRS, from the coding sequence ATGAAATTCGGATTGGTCATAGGGAGCGTGGTTTCAACCAAAAAAGCGGGCAAATTGAAAGGATTGAAAATTCTGGTTGTTAATTATCTTAATGAAAATCTGGAGAGAACTTCTCACACTTCCGCCTGCGTCGATACGGTTAACGCCGGCGAGGGCGATATTGTTCTGCTCTGCTCGTCTTCTTCGGCAAGATTGACCGAACAGACAAAAGACGCGGCAACCGATAATACTATTATCGGAATTGTCGATTCGGTGTCGCACGGAAATAAAATTATTTACAAAAAAAATAGTCGATCTTGA
- a CDS encoding DUF5107 domain-containing protein: MKNITSIIFLITIFNTHAQVILKDTVITWRTFEYTLNDDNSIDSFSPEPFDTTSVKFNAYILENEYLKILLLPEFGGRILSLIYKPTGHEQLYRNPVGVPYGVGQDWFYYKWLMVYGGIFPTLTEPEHGKAWLLPWEFKVVRQSEDSIKCVMRWRDTVEFKNADPNKWKYGITDIECNYYITLVKGSSVLKTEVELKNNKNETVEYEYWTCITLAPGSDRNNPFCTDGLEIIVPADKIKIPAWYPDIARQEKHVTGQRGVYYFDKLRLWKNWVNDGIAYVWDDENLNYWGVINHDNEEGLIRVADNNITPGIKIWAWKFDDYENVNPFENPDNVKRPYVELWAGNSHEFFEPAILSAGSTLKWRETFFPTVKLNKITKANYNFILSIDTAGFFYNKEFEVIFVTDNPGDEHIVIIEAEGDTNYTVSEINLMPDPRKGNEVLLKIPDDVFNNNIDSLRVKVANLYRNKSIDVAVSPDKITSVKESGAEIANEFYLKQNYPNPFNPVTNIEYYIPETGNVKIVVFDALGKEAETIYHGNQIEGKHIVSWNGSQYASGIYFYGIYYNGKSKVRKMILMK, from the coding sequence ATGAAGAATATTACTTCGATTATTTTTCTGATAACAATTTTTAATACGCATGCGCAGGTTATACTGAAAGATACCGTAATAACTTGGCGCACTTTCGAATATACGCTTAATGACGACAATTCAATTGACTCTTTTTCTCCGGAGCCGTTCGACACAACCTCGGTAAAATTCAACGCGTATATTCTCGAAAACGAGTACTTGAAAATATTATTGTTGCCGGAATTCGGCGGCAGAATTCTCTCTCTTATTTATAAACCGACAGGACACGAGCAGCTCTACAGAAATCCGGTCGGCGTTCCGTATGGCGTCGGTCAGGATTGGTTTTATTATAAATGGCTGATGGTCTACGGCGGTATATTCCCTACATTGACGGAGCCCGAACACGGCAAAGCCTGGTTATTACCGTGGGAATTTAAAGTAGTCCGTCAATCAGAAGACAGTATAAAATGTGTTATGAGATGGCGGGATACGGTTGAATTTAAAAACGCCGACCCGAATAAGTGGAAATATGGCATAACCGATATCGAATGCAATTATTATATAACTCTTGTTAAAGGGAGCTCGGTTCTTAAAACCGAAGTAGAACTTAAAAATAACAAAAACGAAACTGTCGAGTACGAGTACTGGACTTGCATAACTCTGGCTCCAGGCTCCGACAGGAATAATCCGTTTTGTACGGACGGGCTGGAGATCATTGTTCCGGCGGATAAAATAAAAATACCTGCATGGTATCCCGATATTGCCCGGCAGGAAAAACATGTAACGGGACAAAGAGGCGTCTATTATTTCGATAAGCTGCGACTTTGGAAGAATTGGGTCAACGACGGTATCGCTTATGTATGGGATGATGAAAATCTTAATTACTGGGGAGTAATAAACCATGACAACGAGGAAGGCTTGATTAGAGTTGCGGATAATAACATTACTCCTGGTATAAAAATCTGGGCATGGAAATTTGACGATTATGAAAACGTCAATCCGTTCGAGAATCCGGATAATGTTAAACGACCTTACGTGGAATTGTGGGCGGGCAATTCGCACGAATTTTTCGAACCCGCTATTCTGTCCGCCGGCTCCACTCTCAAATGGCGGGAAACATTTTTCCCTACCGTAAAATTGAATAAAATTACCAAGGCAAATTATAATTTCATTCTATCGATCGACACCGCCGGATTTTTTTACAACAAAGAATTTGAAGTGATATTTGTTACTGACAATCCCGGGGACGAGCATATTGTAATAATCGAAGCCGAAGGCGATACCAATTACACAGTATCCGAAATCAATTTAATGCCCGATCCGCGCAAAGGAAACGAAGTATTGCTAAAAATACCAGACGATGTTTTTAATAATAATATCGATTCATTGAGAGTAAAGGTTGCAAATTTATACAGGAATAAAAGTATAGACGTTGCAGTATCCCCGGATAAAATTACATCCGTAAAAGAAAGCGGAGCGGAAATAGCAAATGAATTTTATCTTAAACAAAACTATCCCAATCCGTTTAACCCTGTTACGAATATCGAGTATTATATTCCCGAAACGGGCAATGTTAAAATTGTTGTATTTGACGCGCTGGGCAAAGAGGCTGAAACAATCTATCATGGAAATCAAATTGAAGGAAAACATATCGTGAGTTGGAACGGCAGCCAATACGCATCCGGAATTTATTTCTACGGAATTTATTATAACGGAAAATCGAAAGTAAGAAAAATGATTCTGATGAAGTAG
- a CDS encoding patatin-like phospholipase family protein: MDKRHNKTGLALGTGAARGLTHIGVLKAIEEYGIKIDYISGSSIGALIGGAYAMGLSAKEIEEIALKTNWKLMAKIFTPTLSLSSLVNSDYLDEFLSTIFGGKNFNDLRIPFSAIATDILTGKMVALDKGDLTTAIRASISLPIIFSPVTYGKYKLLDGGLVNPTPVDIVRKHNVDTVIAVNLRRFETYGINQIPESDNKRMSDSELKKLSLNEKIQYFIKNPLHYINNRNETPDPKFWEVLYQMFIIVQVQISELTMQIAKPDILIEPDTGKYKLLEFNKAEELIEIGYRTAKSKLKQLKN; encoded by the coding sequence ATGGACAAAAGACATAACAAAACCGGTCTTGCTCTGGGAACTGGAGCAGCCCGAGGACTAACGCATATCGGTGTGCTCAAAGCAATCGAAGAATACGGCATCAAAATAGATTATATATCGGGCAGCAGCATCGGAGCATTAATTGGCGGCGCTTATGCAATGGGACTGAGCGCCAAAGAAATTGAAGAGATTGCATTAAAAACCAACTGGAAGCTGATGGCAAAAATTTTTACCCCCACCCTTTCACTGTCTTCGCTTGTCAACTCCGATTATTTGGATGAATTCCTGAGCACGATTTTCGGCGGTAAGAATTTTAATGATCTTCGAATACCCTTTTCTGCAATTGCCACCGACATTTTAACGGGAAAGATGGTAGCGCTCGACAAAGGCGATTTGACAACGGCAATACGAGCAAGTATTTCGCTACCGATAATATTTTCCCCGGTTACATACGGCAAATATAAATTACTCGACGGCGGACTCGTAAATCCTACGCCCGTCGATATAGTTAGAAAACATAATGTCGATACAGTAATAGCCGTCAATCTGCGAAGATTCGAAACTTACGGCATAAATCAAATACCCGAATCCGACAATAAACGAATGTCCGACAGCGAACTTAAAAAATTGTCGCTCAACGAAAAAATTCAGTACTTTATTAAAAATCCTCTCCACTATATCAACAACCGCAATGAAACTCCCGACCCTAAATTTTGGGAAGTGCTTTATCAAATGTTCATAATAGTTCAGGTACAGATCAGCGAACTTACAATGCAGATAGCCAAACCGGATATTTTGATTGAACCCGATACGGGCAAATACAAGCTCCTCGAGTTCAACAAAGCCGAAGAATTAATTGAAATAGGCTACAGGACAGCCAAAAGCAAATTGAAACAGCTCAAAAATTAA
- a CDS encoding glycosyl hydrolase family 28-related protein — protein MSGKKILPFIVLFFLILPERYAQKISESFYPPYISDSLAVYLTPDKFDVTPNSEGDDTQALQNAIDEVEEKSKYGIVFIPEGEYEISGTVYIWKGIRVIGIGKNKPVFLLKENTPGFSGEENKYLFHFASNKPRKGQPIRDANPGTFYSALSNVAIVINDGNPSAVAVRSHFAQHSYISHVDFNIGNALAGIEEIGNEIEDCRFVGGKYGIIATKTSPSWPFLMIDCIFEDQKIAAIKTEEAGFTIVNSIFRNLPKAITVNPDRAERLFITRSYFENITGALLTISEEYNSTAQYSLKNVSCKNVRTLAAFRKSGKIIESPAAKFRIIDFIHGLQIDSLNAPSEIKTTFEYDNDYKQLKNYIKEIPPLPKDKEWMNIKMLGAKGNGIDDDTRIIKEAISKYDVIYFPTGRYKVKETIRLNKNTILIGLNPITTQLVLEEKLPEFSKEGSPLAVLETPEGGSNIITGIGVDPGLYNNRAVAVKWMAGRKSLMNDVRLLGGHGTYTASGNYVPIYNEYRTGDPLKDWDWDKQYWSLWITNGGGGIFKDIWTPNTYATAGLYISETSAPGKIYAMSVEHHVRNEVIIKNVSNWEIYALQMEEESAESPEALPLRIENSSNLLFANLYLYRVIRMKTPYPYGIIVSDSRDIEFRGIHVYSPTALSYDNTLYDINKNIYVREREIARLTVKGDESQQERYEVEKLVGGFEFITGAVLDDNGDVYFTDSRFKKIYKWSVDKNTLSTVKDLTFEPAALAFDKSGNLIITSAFGEAYSANLKNTDENLTPLKTIKPGEIMPRFAAHPSHLWRDEHDFLIITADSAACYPYSHSSYTMYFRNNSNPFEEYFISTDSSLIIPKYNDLNRAVALRYAVPGNEFYMADEFGQKTWKFKVKQNGMLADPHLFAEQGEHDVAVDSKGNVYIPAGDIYVYDNTGKLLKRIKVPERPTNVVIDGKKNLLYIAARSSIYIYKIKE, from the coding sequence ATGAGCGGCAAAAAGATATTACCCTTTATTGTGTTATTTTTTTTAATTCTTCCTGAAAGATATGCTCAAAAAATATCGGAATCATTTTACCCTCCTTACATATCGGATTCGTTGGCAGTCTATTTAACGCCGGATAAATTTGATGTAACCCCAAATTCGGAAGGCGACGACACGCAAGCTCTGCAGAACGCGATAGACGAGGTTGAAGAAAAATCGAAATACGGTATTGTTTTTATTCCGGAAGGCGAGTATGAAATTTCGGGTACGGTTTATATTTGGAAGGGAATAAGAGTAATTGGTATAGGAAAAAACAAACCGGTTTTTCTACTTAAAGAAAACACTCCGGGCTTCAGCGGCGAAGAGAACAAATATCTGTTCCACTTTGCCAGCAATAAGCCCCGTAAGGGACAACCGATACGAGACGCAAACCCGGGTACATTTTACAGCGCCCTTAGTAACGTTGCAATAGTTATCAATGACGGTAATCCGTCCGCTGTTGCTGTTCGTTCGCATTTTGCGCAGCATTCTTACATTTCTCATGTCGATTTCAATATCGGAAACGCTCTGGCAGGCATCGAAGAAATCGGCAACGAAATTGAGGACTGCCGGTTTGTGGGGGGGAAATACGGCATCATAGCAACTAAAACTTCGCCGAGCTGGCCATTCCTTATGATTGACTGTATTTTCGAGGATCAAAAAATTGCAGCCATTAAAACAGAAGAAGCAGGGTTTACTATAGTTAACTCGATCTTTCGGAATTTACCGAAAGCAATTACTGTTAACCCCGACAGAGCTGAAAGACTGTTTATTACCCGCTCTTATTTTGAAAACATCACGGGCGCTCTTCTTACGATAAGCGAAGAATATAATTCAACCGCTCAATATAGTTTGAAAAATGTATCGTGTAAAAACGTTCGTACTCTTGCGGCATTCAGAAAAAGCGGAAAAATTATTGAGTCGCCCGCTGCGAAATTTCGAATAATCGATTTTATCCACGGACTTCAGATCGACAGCCTTAACGCGCCTTCGGAAATAAAGACGACTTTCGAATATGACAATGATTACAAACAATTAAAGAACTATATAAAAGAAATACCGCCCCTCCCAAAAGATAAAGAATGGATGAATATTAAAATGCTCGGGGCAAAGGGAAACGGAATCGATGATGACACCCGGATTATAAAAGAAGCGATTTCAAAATACGACGTTATTTATTTCCCAACGGGAAGATATAAAGTGAAAGAGACAATACGACTTAATAAAAATACAATATTAATCGGCCTTAATCCCATAACAACTCAACTAGTCTTGGAAGAAAAACTGCCTGAATTCAGTAAAGAAGGCAGTCCGCTCGCTGTTTTGGAAACTCCGGAAGGAGGCAGTAATATTATTACGGGTATCGGCGTGGATCCGGGACTTTACAATAACAGAGCGGTCGCTGTTAAATGGATGGCAGGTAGAAAATCTCTAATGAACGACGTTCGCCTTCTCGGAGGGCACGGTACTTATACGGCATCCGGTAATTACGTTCCGATTTATAACGAATACCGAACCGGAGACCCGCTGAAAGATTGGGACTGGGATAAACAATATTGGAGCCTCTGGATTACAAACGGAGGAGGAGGGATATTTAAAGATATCTGGACGCCTAATACGTATGCAACGGCTGGATTATATATTTCTGAGACGAGCGCTCCAGGTAAAATTTATGCAATGTCGGTAGAGCATCACGTACGTAATGAAGTGATAATAAAAAACGTATCCAACTGGGAAATATACGCTTTGCAAATGGAAGAAGAGAGCGCAGAAAGTCCCGAAGCGCTTCCATTGAGGATTGAAAATTCATCTAATTTGCTCTTTGCCAATCTATACCTTTATAGAGTTATAAGAATGAAAACTCCTTATCCCTACGGCATAATTGTAAGCGACAGCAGAGATATAGAATTCCGCGGCATTCACGTTTACAGTCCCACGGCGCTTTCATACGACAATACATTGTACGACATAAATAAAAATATATATGTGCGAGAAAGAGAAATTGCTCGATTAACAGTAAAAGGCGATGAATCCCAACAGGAACGATACGAAGTAGAAAAATTGGTAGGAGGTTTTGAGTTTATTACAGGCGCGGTTCTGGACGATAATGGGGACGTCTATTTTACCGATTCACGTTTTAAAAAGATTTATAAATGGTCGGTAGATAAAAATACGCTTTCTACGGTAAAGGACTTAACATTCGAACCGGCGGCATTGGCTTTTGACAAGAGCGGCAATTTAATTATCACGTCGGCTTTCGGAGAGGCTTACAGCGCCAATTTGAAAAATACGGATGAAAATCTTACGCCCTTGAAAACAATTAAACCCGGGGAGATAATGCCTCGTTTTGCAGCTCATCCTTCGCATCTGTGGCGGGACGAACACGATTTTTTGATAATTACCGCGGACTCGGCAGCTTGTTATCCTTACAGCCATTCTTCTTATACTATGTACTTCAGAAACAACAGCAATCCGTTTGAAGAATATTTTATCTCGACAGACAGCTCCTTGATTATACCAAAATATAACGACCTTAACAGAGCGGTAGCGCTCAGATATGCAGTCCCGGGCAATGAATTTTATATGGCTGATGAATTCGGTCAGAAAACCTGGAAGTTTAAAGTCAAACAGAACGGTATGCTTGCCGACCCTCATTTATTCGCCGAGCAGGGAGAACACGACGTAGCAGTCGATTCGAAAGGCAATGTCTACATTCCCGCAGGCGATATTTACGTATACGATAATACGGGAAAACTACTGAAAAGAATCAAAGTACCGGAACGCCCGACAAACGTTGTGATTGACGGTAAAAAGAATCTGCTTTATATAGCTGCAAGAAGTTCAATATATATTTATAAAATAAAAGAGTAG
- a CDS encoding metallophosphoesterase family protein → MKVVKIIVLVVIALSIARNTEAQGKENVKNYKTLKFVSFPDFFNFDIPEPWPDYDTAVAYFLEQVKSEEPSFVLIAGDLVNGHWWDSPQCVEHLGTLYYSGWIRRLNKFGLKYYTAVGDHELGDDPWPPEKIKLIPYFENVYRKILAMPENGPDGKKGLAYFVREGDLLLITVETFEVESDTMNVGVIGEQLEWVKKVLNENKDAKFKIVQGHVPIWGEIKARSSSKLMLNGGKESEFYKSLKEYGVDLYLAGEFHDVTILESDGVWQIVHGSSWGRKVVNTLDYLVGELCGNRLKLTMKRIYMDAVGDRMWNLNKERGPREKVIINKKTLLNGPEITGTLTITSEDNKKIYSEKTGYFK, encoded by the coding sequence ATGAAAGTCGTAAAAATAATCGTGTTAGTCGTAATCGCTTTATCGATTGCCCGGAATACAGAGGCGCAAGGCAAAGAGAACGTTAAGAATTACAAAACGCTAAAGTTTGTAAGTTTTCCCGACTTTTTCAACTTCGACATACCGGAACCCTGGCCGGATTATGATACTGCGGTCGCTTATTTTTTGGAACAGGTAAAAAGCGAAGAACCGTCGTTTGTATTAATTGCGGGGGACCTTGTAAACGGTCACTGGTGGGACAGTCCTCAATGCGTAGAACATTTGGGAACCCTCTATTATTCCGGATGGATAAGAAGACTCAATAAGTTCGGTTTGAAATATTATACCGCAGTGGGCGATCACGAACTGGGCGACGATCCCTGGCCGCCCGAAAAAATTAAATTAATTCCTTATTTCGAAAATGTTTACAGAAAAATCCTTGCGATGCCCGAAAATGGCCCCGACGGCAAAAAAGGGTTGGCTTATTTTGTAAGAGAAGGAGATTTGCTGCTGATTACCGTTGAAACTTTTGAGGTAGAGTCGGACACGATGAATGTGGGAGTGATAGGCGAACAGCTTGAATGGGTAAAAAAAGTATTAAACGAAAATAAAGACGCGAAGTTTAAGATTGTGCAAGGGCATGTTCCGATATGGGGCGAAATAAAAGCGCGCTCCTCGAGCAAATTGATGCTGAACGGAGGAAAAGAAAGCGAGTTCTATAAATCTTTGAAAGAATATGGCGTCGATTTATACCTTGCTGGCGAATTTCACGATGTTACAATTCTCGAATCGGACGGCGTCTGGCAAATTGTCCACGGATCTTCTTGGGGAAGAAAAGTCGTTAACACGCTCGACTATCTCGTAGGCGAGTTGTGCGGCAACCGGTTAAAACTTACGATGAAAAGAATTTATATGGATGCCGTAGGCGACCGTATGTGGAATCTCAATAAGGAGAGAGGACCGAGAGAGAAAGTCATTATTAATAAAAAGACGCTCTTGAACGGACCTGAAATTACCGGTACCCTGACAATAACCAGTGAAGACAATAAAAAGATTTATTCGGAAAAAACCGGCTATTTTAAATAA
- the pduL gene encoding phosphate propanoyltransferase, with translation MAGFDIKTIVGENYGGEQKDFIAALADEISRSIEDKYSALFKSSYPLIPVGVSNRHIHLTEKTFKKLFGQDAKFEEMRPLYQPGEFASKHTLTIVGSKLRAIEKVRILGPLRKYDQVEISLTDSIYLGLNPPVTNSGSLDTAAPITLVGPKSSVFLERGAIIANRHIHMTSGDALVLGVKNGDYCKVRIAGIKSTIFENVLIRINDNWRLQMHLDTDDANAAFIKGEVYAEYLGKM, from the coding sequence TTGGCTGGTTTCGACATTAAAACCATCGTAGGTGAAAACTACGGCGGCGAGCAAAAAGATTTCATTGCCGCTCTGGCAGATGAAATTTCCCGCTCGATTGAAGATAAATACAGCGCCCTGTTCAAAAGTTCATATCCTCTTATCCCCGTAGGAGTATCGAACAGACATATACATCTTACCGAAAAAACCTTCAAAAAACTATTTGGGCAGGATGCAAAATTCGAAGAAATGCGCCCGCTTTACCAACCGGGAGAATTTGCTTCGAAGCATACACTGACAATCGTAGGCTCTAAATTGAGAGCAATCGAAAAAGTAAGAATTCTCGGACCCTTAAGAAAATACGACCAGGTTGAAATATCGCTTACCGATTCTATCTATCTGGGTTTGAATCCGCCGGTTACAAATTCGGGCTCGCTCGATACCGCCGCTCCTATCACCCTTGTTGGACCCAAATCCTCGGTCTTTCTCGAAAGAGGCGCAATTATTGCCAATCGACATATCCACATGACTTCCGGGGACGCGCTCGTATTGGGCGTAAAAAACGGCGATTACTGTAAAGTTAGAATAGCGGGAATCAAAAGTACGATTTTTGAAAATGTGTTGATTAGAATAAATGACAACTGGCGGCTTCAAATGCACCTCGATACAGACGACGCCAATGCGGCGTTTATAAAAGGCGAAGTTTATGCCGAGTATCTGGGAAAAATGTAA
- a CDS encoding right-handed parallel beta-helix repeat-containing protein: MKTISRNKKTSFLKLLLLITIALNVSLTAQPSGGPYGPMTLKYNIPDISGTVYYVSPDGDAAADGVSLDKPTAIESAFQRAKTGDAIILRGGVYRTGNLIFNQGIIVQPYLDEQPILKGTYVADKWEDLGNGLWITKWERLFPSKPQSWWRRNREGKKTPLHKFNNDMVFVDGKFLQSAGWEGEVDENSYYIDYDRGLVYIGINPEKHLVEITAFDAALIRTTKEVNGKAPDNKGFMLRGVTLTQYAYRAIEIEGKDPEGLSDEKNHGKDVVGTVIENCTITYCSRVAGYFRGDSLVIRNCLISDTSTEGLYILSSSDVLLEKNIIKRNNIERITGYYPAAVKIFNQCYRVTCNDNLVIDHPYSNGIWYDVGNVDGVFINNWIENIGDYTSPYSIERPWPSDNGFFFEISKGAVCAGNVFVNCDHGVWALNSSNVKFYNNTFINSMACISRNERSAQGDHFGWHPSTGPDVDERVGHEFVNNLLYADESYNRPLLYVWQPASICDTINDPQVTKLDYNVYVHKSDNPHKPAFIWSPADNERCQYLFDSYDDFADKFPQYTKHSKYFKNYNGPLFKSIELHNLELLKGFPAANTGTDLPAKIEKLIGKRFKSVGAYIVK; the protein is encoded by the coding sequence ATGAAAACAATTTCACGCAATAAGAAAACATCGTTTTTGAAATTACTGCTTTTAATAACAATCGCCCTCAACGTTTCTCTTACAGCTCAACCTTCCGGAGGTCCTTACGGCCCGATGACGTTGAAATATAATATTCCAGATATTAGCGGAACCGTCTACTATGTTTCTCCGGACGGCGACGCAGCAGCCGATGGAGTAAGCCTCGATAAACCGACCGCTATTGAATCGGCTTTTCAAAGAGCAAAAACAGGGGACGCGATTATATTGCGCGGCGGAGTTTATCGTACGGGAAATCTGATTTTCAACCAGGGTATTATAGTTCAACCGTATCTGGACGAACAACCGATTCTCAAAGGCACGTATGTGGCGGACAAATGGGAAGACCTGGGTAACGGACTGTGGATTACAAAATGGGAACGTCTCTTCCCTTCCAAACCGCAGAGCTGGTGGCGCAGGAATCGCGAAGGGAAAAAAACGCCATTGCATAAATTCAACAACGACATGGTTTTTGTCGACGGCAAATTTCTCCAATCTGCCGGCTGGGAAGGCGAAGTGGATGAGAACAGTTATTACATCGACTACGACAGAGGATTGGTTTATATCGGGATTAACCCCGAAAAACATTTAGTCGAAATTACGGCATTCGACGCCGCCCTTATAAGAACGACGAAAGAGGTAAACGGAAAAGCTCCGGATAATAAAGGATTCATGCTCAGAGGCGTTACGTTGACTCAGTATGCTTACCGCGCAATCGAAATCGAAGGCAAAGACCCCGAAGGCTTATCGGACGAAAAGAATCACGGTAAAGACGTGGTCGGAACAGTAATAGAAAATTGTACGATAACTTACTGTTCGCGAGTAGCTGGCTATTTCAGGGGCGATAGTCTCGTTATCCGTAATTGCCTGATCAGCGACACAAGCACCGAAGGTCTCTACATACTCAGTTCATCAGATGTTCTTCTTGAGAAAAATATCATAAAGAGGAATAATATTGAACGTATTACAGGATATTATCCCGCAGCGGTTAAAATTTTCAATCAATGTTATCGGGTTACCTGCAATGACAATCTCGTTATTGACCATCCCTACTCTAACGGAATCTGGTACGACGTGGGCAACGTGGACGGAGTTTTTATCAACAACTGGATTGAAAACATTGGCGATTATACATCGCCTTATTCAATTGAACGTCCCTGGCCAAGCGACAACGGATTTTTCTTCGAAATTTCCAAAGGCGCTGTCTGCGCGGGAAATGTATTTGTAAATTGCGACCATGGAGTCTGGGCGCTTAACAGCTCGAATGTGAAATTCTACAACAACACTTTCATAAACAGTATGGCGTGCATATCGCGCAACGAAAGAAGCGCTCAAGGCGACCATTTCGGATGGCATCCGAGCACGGGCCCCGACGTGGACGAAAGAGTGGGACATGAATTCGTAAACAATCTTTTGTATGCCGACGAAAGCTACAACAGACCCCTGCTCTACGTTTGGCAGCCGGCTTCAATTTGCGATACGATTAACGACCCGCAAGTAACAAAGCTCGATTATAACGTATACGTACACAAATCGGACAATCCGCATAAGCCGGCTTTCATTTGGAGCCCTGCGGATAACGAGCGCTGTCAATATCTGTTCGATTCTTACGACGACTTTGCGGATAAATTTCCTCAGTACACTAAGCATAGTAAATATTTCAAAAACTACAACGGTCCGTTATTCAAAAGCATTGAACTGCACAATCTGGAACTGTTAAAGGGATTTCCCGCAGCTAATACGGGTACGGATTTACCGGCTAAAATTGAAAAGTTAATCGGGAAAAGATTCAAGTCCGTGGGCGCTTATATTGTAAAATAA